The Pyxicephalus adspersus chromosome 1, UCB_Pads_2.0, whole genome shotgun sequence sequence AGCAAGATGCATTGTCACCTAAGTGGCGAGAACAAGGAAAGATCAATACTTTGCCAAGCAGGGGACGTGATCACAGTCGCTGGAGGGGTGAAGATAAGCTGAAGCCAGAGAAGACACAAAATCTTTTTGAACCTGTGGCTGAACAGAGCAATAAGTTGGGTAGAAGAAGCAATACAATAAAAGAAGTTCTAGACAAAAATCAGGCTCAGTCTTCGAAGGAGAATGATGGCTTTTTTGTCATTGATGCAACATGTGTGGTGGTCAAGGCAGAATACATTTTTCCACCAATAACAGAGcaagttacatttttacatgatgaACCACCAAAAGAAGAAGATCTTTCAACTAAGAAACATTCAACAGTAACTGGAAAGAATAAGACAATACCAAATCAGTTACCTCGATCAAAAACCTTTTCAACAATGAAATCCTTCTCAGAAAAGAAATGTTCTGACACTAACAATTTTAAGGAATTATCCACAAAAAGGGCGGTTCCAAGCCTCACGGCAAGAGCTGTTCGTATCTTAGGTCTTTCTATTGGTGACTTAGAACCTCTGAGTGAAACCCAAGATTATAGCCATGCAAATGTGTCAGTTCCAAAGTCTGATAAAGTATATATAGATCTCAGAtctaatgaaaaagaaaataacttactggacaaaaatagtttttcacaTAACAGAACTGAATATATACTGTGGGATTGTAAAGGGCTTCCATGGATTCAGGAAGTAGCAGAAGTATCTGGTGATTGTGATGTTAACATAATTATGCAAGAATCTGAAGATAGTAATGCCACTATAAATCCTGATGAATTGAAATCAAAAGCAATTATTCCCTTTTCCAGTACAAAAGGTGCAGAGAATACAAAAAGCATTCCTGAAAATCAGAATTCAGAAATCCAACCAAAGAAACCTGAGGCAAATAATGTTAATGTAGAAGAACTGAAAATGTATACGAAAACATCTCCAATGACAGAATTAGATTTTCGCTTTGCCAAAGAAAATAACTTGGACCAGCAGATCCCAAGTGTTGTTCCTGATCATGTGATACTTGAAATGGCCTTGACTGATCAGCAGCAAGATATTCAGGCACCAATGCTTATTGAGGAAACCTGTACATCATCAGACGAGATTGTGGAGATGTGTGTTACGGAAGAACCTGACATTAAGTCTACAGTAGATACTAAAATAACACAGGGCTCTTGCAAAGAAAATGCTGTATCTTTGACTGAAGAGGACAGTGAAAATAAACCATTGGATCTAAATGACGAGACTACACCAGAGAACCAGGGACAAAcgcaaaaaagaaatacatttgtcagggattgtgcacaatacagcAGCCCTGCTATGTCAGGTGACGTTTCTTATCCATGTTTGCCACAAAGAAGGCAAAGTGATCATGACAGCTTTGAGATTCCTCCAACACTCCCAGTAAAGCCAAAAGTAAAGCCATATACTAGAAGGCCTAATTACTATGCCAAAGACCTAAGAGAGGCAGTGTCACGGATCAGACggcacactgcccctgattctgACACAGATGAAGATATAGACCAATCAGTGACTAAATCTGTTTATCATGAGGAACAGGTACAAGATGAAAGTGTGACTACTACTAGCTCAGACACATCAGACTCGGAAATAACTGTAATTATGTGTGAAGCCGACAAACAATGGGATGAAGATTCTTTGCCTAATCCCATTTCACATTCCGAAAATATGAATGAAGATATGGCCGTGGAAGGCTTGATGGATGCACCATCTGCACCTACAGCCCTTCAGGATGGGGAGATTAGGAAAATGCAGTGTAACAATTCCAATGAAAAGGAATACGCCTTTGACCTGAATAGTTGCATCAAAGAGATTCTTCAGGAACTGAATAAAACTGAGCAAGAATTCTTCTCCAGCACTGAAGGTCAGTTTAAAAACTCAGCAATGAGTAATGTGCCTTGATTTATATTGCTTAGATTTACAGTTACTACACCATCAACAGTTCTACCTATTAGACATTTAAATATTGGCAGATTGTATAGATGTAATGATAATACAAAGTAGTTTGATACTTGTTACCcatgtgttcttttttaattttactgagactaaattttcattttattctgtgtttcaGGGATATGCCAGAGAGAAAATAACCATGTTAGCACATTACATATTGCAGAAATATAAAGAACTGTCCGCACCTATAGAGTTCAGTGAAAAATGCTAACATTTCCTAATAATGCAAAATGCAAGCAACTGGCGATAGTTCACCACTGTGTATGGTACTTGTCCTACATCACCTGTATATGTCATCTTAGACTCTAATAAATTAAGAATATGCAaaattatatacaggtagtcccccggttaaggccatccaacatacagacaactcctacaTAGGattgggcttccctgctccctgtgtCCAGGACTGAGACTTGacaggggggaggggcagtttgcatgacttgcagaagaatgcttttgctaaacacagctaaggttgtgggtgattttaaggattGAGCTCTCcttgcagccttttgtaactctttaatgaacaagacaaactttgcagttgtttatttttgcatatcaaaggacagcttgctccagaagttaataaatgtctaggctccacaaatacttttttttgctttgtttgtgattcactcacagtgaggattttacatctgatgagacaaacatctgtcctaattgcatttattaaaataatgtacctgttctgacttacatacaaattcaacttaagaacaaacctacagtccctattttgtatgtaacctggggactacctgtataacttTGATTTCCAGCTATTTAGCACCACATCAATATAGCACCCCAGGCAGTATACTGCTGTATAAACTGTTTTGCTATAACAAGCAGTTCTTGTAACAAGTCTCCTTTTTCACCCATGATCCAATCCAACCACATAGAAAGAATAAGGGTGTGGGGCAAATTTGATAGTAGGTGATAAGCTAATATCTGTCCCTAGCAAATTGTCATAAGACCATGCCTTAcgtagaaatttatttttaaagaagccAGATTGTCAGTGGATTTATGACTTtgttgctgcatttatttatctGATCTACAAAAAGagattatgaaaatattaatttatcctcttttctatttatatttagaaaaagcCGATATAGAAGAAGGAAAAGATAAAACATCTTCCCAGTAAAGCAGATTGGAAGAACTTGGACCAAGCTGAAAAGGTGGTCACTGTAATCCTGGGCATGGAAACtatgtaaaatagttttattattaacaagAATGCAATTTTTACTGTTAATTTTGTAGAATTAGATATTTAAAGCATACAAATATCcttttttgttatatacattACCGTACAAGAGAAAAAGTGGTACCCATTATCAAGAAGTTCTGTGCTGCTAATTTGATAATATCTGCAAAATACCATCTGCTTTATTATGTCTAAGAGGGCTAGAAAACATATAGCCAGGGATTCATAGTATAATACCATCATGGTGGTGGTAAATACCAATTGTGTGACAATAGAAGTCCTCATAGACAAGTTAAAAAACTTacctaaagttattttatttacaactCATTTATTTACAACTCATAATATAAAGCAAATCTaaaggcaacttttttctattttttaattgtgGATAGAGTAATGAATAGGTAAAGCCTCTTCATATTGAAAAGAATTTCCTTTACTTCATAGAATTGtattgaaatatatttctatgttaaagaaatctgaaaaataaaggaaaacttttcTTAGCCCAATGATATGAGGAAAAAATGTCCTCATTGGaaaattttctatttctattctgGTGATAGCATTTAGGTTTTTCACCTCTCCGTGAAGATTTTTAACACTATTCTGCTCCACCCACTACCTGTCCATGGTGGTGATAATCAATGTGTGTCCTGAAGGGGCAGCTTTACAAACACATTACCAATCAAGTTTTTCTGCAGACCATTGTTAGCTGGTTGCAATGGCTTGCTGTTTGACTGCACAGGTCACTTACCCTACAAGCCAGTCTTAGTTGTTTGTTATTTGTAGTAAGGCAATAGTTTATATTTTCGGAAAAATTACATCatcaaagtgaaaaacaaactcCAAATATGGTCAGTCATAGACAGGTTTTGTATGAATGGAATATAACCAGTGATAGCTTTAATACAGGTATAGCCCTGAAAGATTTCCAAATTCAAATTTTGTCTTGAGAAAGAAGAATGGGTCACACATTTCATGCCACAGCCAGATCATAATGTGGCCCATGGTGACTGTGCCCAGAATCAGTTGTTTTTACAGGAGGTAGGTGCAGAGCATGGAAAGGTGCCATACCACACAGAAGTAAGGTGGCTGAGCAGGAGAACAGTTCTCAAGCGATTTTTTGAGCTCTGGGAACAAATTGCTCTTTTCATGCAAAGTAAAGGAAAGCTGAACTGTCAGATCCAACCTGGCTTTGTGATCATGCTATGATGTATGATTTAACAGAATCAGAGGCTGCAGGGATACAGTCATCACGTAGATGTCTGATATGATCACAGCATTCCGGCGTAAACTTCTCTTATGGACGTACCACCTGGAACAGGACAATCTTGCCCACTTTCCTGTTTGTCAGAGCATCTCTGCCTCCTCTTCCGATGCTTTTCCTTGTGCTCGGGTAGCTACCAAAGTGAGACGGTTAATTAATAAGTTTGAACAGTGCTtgttattttcagaacatgattaatgcaTGAAGATAgggtgtgatatggtgtctcagagtaaggaaggatctatacttctactaagactatTGTATCTTAATGAAAAGTTCAGTGCTGACTTaacctgtgttttagattttggccCCTTATGTGAttcgagtttgacacccctgccctaaggtATGGGTTCTTCACATACAATAGTATTAAACCTGTGGAAGATAAGTCCAAAAGACCAATTTAAATGGCAAATGTTAAGGATCTGAGACCAAATTCCTCTAGTTGTGGAGTATCATAATACAAGATTTAAGAATAATTTATATAGGCAAAAACTTTAACTTACATAACTTTCCAAGCCATAGCTGCCTAGAACAGTCCCTGTAAACCTCATCCTAACTTATTGATTCTAATGTATAGATCTACAAAAATGCATGTACTACCCAGTCCACCTGGTAAGAATTCCAAGGCTTATTTAACTAATATTAAGCAGCAGAAGCAGCCAATTCAATGTTAACATACTTGTGTTCTCAATACAAAAACAGAATCAAACTTTGTAGGCTGAAGAACTATATTTGGAAACATCTGTAAATCATCCTAATATACTAAAACAAAGAAACTGTGGATAAAGGGTCTACCATGCTAGTACAGCTGATTACCTATATGTTCCAAAGGGGAAAACCTTAGATGTCCTGGTAATGTAAATAGTCATTTAGGgtcaataaaatgtacattttaaattattgtattgcaGACTTGGGGAAATCATTTTATGGCATTGTTCACTATGTTTCCTATCCACGTACCTACCTAGGGCTCTGAGGGACGGGACTCACATCCTCATAGTGCATTTTCTCAGAAATATAACTcagactttgattttttttgctactttatatgcttttttttaaaaagaacataactATAGTGAATTgtgtatgttcatttttttttgtacatttattgatggcctacgttttttttttgtcctaggtAATGAAAGTATAATCGGTATAGCAAGTTCTTGTGGCcaaacattattacaatattagaTGTCTCTTTATGTCTCAAAAAGCTGAGTTATAAAAACAATCCTTTTTAATGCCAGCAATTTAAGTTTTATCATACAAGAGAAAGGGTAATGAGGAACTCCGGTCAAATGGAGAACGGGGCATAGATTGgacaaaaaaagaagcagaaattCAGTTGTCTTTGTATTGTTAGAGTATTAATATTCGGGCCAGGACTTTGTGTCTTTTGTGTTTGCACACACCTCCAGCGTATTTATGGTATACATTTAACAATGCAGAACAGGAGAGGCATTCCAGGAACAAAGTTCTTTTTTAGCTTTTCACCTTCTTGGACCATACCATTCAACGAGGAAGGTATAGCTGCAACAATTAAATTCAGATCCAAGTGTGCAGCTCACAGTTGGAGATCCATAAAAAGTAATTTGGCTTTCACAGAATGACTTCAGCATTTTGTGGACATAttgtttggcaattttttttatacaaatatttcttaAATGAGTACTATTTTTAACTAACAATATAAACATGGAGATAACAATTTTGAATAACTGTTTCTGTTTGTATGTTCATTTATTTACTCAATAATAATACATAAGACATgcatataatgtttaataaatatcaCATTAAGCCTTTACCTTAAAAAGTATATTGTCCTTTACTCCAACATACTCTGCGTATTCTCACCTGatgattacattatatttttatacctttcaAATCTCCAGCTGTTCCTGTTCAGAGGATGAGAAAACAAACTTTCCTGGTCATCTGGCCAATTTGGTGGAAAAGATATCAGATCATTTCATCTATTTACCACAAATGAATAAGTTATATTCTTAATGATCTCTAGATGGGGttaaagttaatttaaataaGTGGTTTTATACTAAAAGCCCAATGCCAGCTAAAGTTACTTAATTTGTTTTGGATGAAATGATAAAGATTTAAGTTCACCACGCAAGGTAAAATATAGCTGTACAACCTTCTAAAATATCCAACAACTATGTAGCCCAATGGCCTTCCCAATTCTATACAGATAGTTTAGGTTAGGTGCTCAGATTAGTGAACTTTGGTTAATCCAAAATTATATGTCCAATGATGGCATGGTCATTTGTAACGTGTGTGAACTTTAGACCACAATTGGTTCTGTAAATTTCCGGTAACATTTTGTTAAGAAGTAAtaggaaatctctgcaatgggAGCAAAGACAAAAACTCATTTTTCGCAGAGTATGCAAGACTTAGAACTTTTACCtataagtaaaggaaaatcttctTAGTGGGAGACAGACAAATAACCTTGCTGTAATTTTAACTCTAATGCTCTCCAAACTTAAGAATAAATAATGTGATTTAGAATAATGTTTTAGATCTTAGATCTTTGATCTTTGGGTCTAAAGTTCATTATTCAGTATATATTCTGCACTGGACTACAGTTgattcatttgtaaaaaatgaCAATGGTTGCCAGCAGTGTAC is a genomic window containing:
- the DDN gene encoding dendrin produces the protein MDSRRWMDVDGSWVYSTNPRRQTGNHLQYSTLPGRNNDAYREIPDMARRPAYSRGKYGTIPGRGPGNNQLTYRQWSPSRMPQSAVLQDSTNWEQFLPLGTKGASVGRLEQNADPRIRDRFWYDLDITTRNVLERERRGHKLSRDLEMGNLSPANKDKKKEKHMKMDSVYGEWQPEIRLENRVKSGKYDEWEPLPYPPKAVQNQMLSQKNTLNLPATEKTKSPVIPTEAAAHEKKTWWSKFVKHSKFLANDVVNMEAPQEKANEGHNDQTYSMNYRVHKLDGLKENVPQVRKRKVPPPYVPPPSYIYPHRTIPLSKDNQTSIQRLNQEQTNDSIMLNEREDFQESREKLPRFSVNEWKGPRINLLHSNVRDNRGEVERKLKGNATYHNVMQDRKLPRACSTWVGSTSNDYLDHIYEVVEGGNSPAISNVPSIQKTYYDLGLHTDEMVYGTVGIPLQRDTTQQHTLLRVTGKGTHDRPQGIKKKNTASYSQRQMPQVDDRPPIPLHGVKLPRELGFSYTSGIFQSTDKTSREIYKNIIEPDNYESDKWKRQLRVISSKESKLKVNSNTTPYTSKYGWYSHTLPLNKDHMKTYMPGDTPFPSSRSKSNFKQDALSPKWREQGKINTLPSRGRDHSRWRGEDKLKPEKTQNLFEPVAEQSNKLGRRSNTIKEVLDKNQAQSSKENDGFFVIDATCVVVKAEYIFPPITEQVTFLHDEPPKEEDLSTKKHSTVTGKNKTIPNQLPRSKTFSTMKSFSEKKCSDTNNFKELSTKRAVPSLTARAVRILGLSIGDLEPLSETQDYSHANVSVPKSDKVYIDLRSNEKENNLLDKNSFSHNRTEYILWDCKGLPWIQEVAEVSGDCDVNIIMQESEDSNATINPDELKSKAIIPFSSTKGAENTKSIPENQNSEIQPKKPEANNVNVEELKMYTKTSPMTELDFRFAKENNLDQQIPSVVPDHVILEMALTDQQQDIQAPMLIEETCTSSDEIVEMCVTEEPDIKSTVDTKITQGSCKENAVSLTEEDSENKPLDLNDETTPENQGQTQKRNTFVRDCAQYSSPAMSGDVSYPCLPQRRQSDHDSFEIPPTLPVKPKVKPYTRRPNYYAKDLREAVSRIRRHTAPDSDTDEDIDQSVTKSVYHEEQVQDESVTTTSSDTSDSEITVIMCEADKQWDEDSLPNPISHSENMNEDMAVEGLMDAPSAPTALQDGEIRKMQCNNSNEKEYAFDLNSCIKEILQELNKTEQEFFSSTEEKADIEEGKDKTSSQ